Part of the Sphingobium sp. TKS genome is shown below.
CACCACCAGATGCGCAAGCTGGCGGCAGAGATCGCCCAGCGCCGCCGCAAAGGCATCCGCTCCGGCATCCTCCATGGAAGTGAGCGGCGCATTGCCCGCCTTGCCCGTAGCAAAGGCCAGCACAGTGTCGCTGGTCGAGGTGTCGCTATCGACCGTGATGCAGGAAAAGGTCTTCCTGTTGGCGGCGGACAGCATCTGCTGCAACAGCTTGGGATCGACGGCGGCGTCGGTGAAGATATAGCCGAGCATCGTCGCCATGTCGGGCGCGATCATCCCCGAACCCTTGACGATCCCGACCAGCTCGACCCGCGTGCCGCCGATCATGGCGGAGGCGTGAGCGCCCTTGGCATAGGTATCGGTCGTGCCGATGGTCGTCGCGGCATCTTCCCAGCCGCAGGGGGGGGCCGTGAAAGCAGCTTCCAGCCCGGCCTCGGCCTTGTCCACCGGCAACGGAACGCCGATCACTCCGGTCGAAGAGATGAAGATATCCGAAGGCTGGCAGTCCAGATGATTGGCGACCTTGGCGGCGATCGCCTCCACGGCGGCGCGGCCGCGATGCCCGGTAAAGGCATTGGCGTTACCCGCATTGACCACCAAAGCCCGCGCAGATCCCAGCGGAATGGCGTCCCGGCACCATTCCACCTCGGGGGAGGGGCATTTGCTCTGCGTCGTGACGCCCGCGACCGCCGTACCTGCGGTCAGTTCGACATAGGTGAGGTCGCAGCGGTCCCAATTCTTGTAGCGCGCTCGCGCCACGCGCGCCGTAACGCCCGCAATGGGCGGAAGATCGGGGAAAGCGGCGGGGGCAAGGGGCGAGCGTTCAGTCATGCCCGTCGATTAGCGCAATATGCCCGTCCGTCAACGGCGAGATGGGCGGATATACAGCTTTCCGACGCCGTCCGGCATGGCGAGCATCCGATAGGCACGCCGCTTTGCATAGGCGATCAGGCTGTCGTCGGGTCTCAGAGGCAGTTTGCGCGTCCCCATTTCATAGCCGACCAATATGGCCTCGGGCGGATCGCGGTCCAGATCCGTCAAGATTGCCGGGATCATCGCATGAATGCTGCGCGCTTCGGCCTTGTCCATCGTCCATCCCGTCCGATAGACGAAGGGGCCTGGAGCAAAGCGCCGGTCGATGTTCAGGCCGCTATCGACCAGTTGCTGGGGCGAAAGGCTGACGATCTCGTCATCGCCGGTCAGAGCGCGCACCTGCGCCCCCGCCCAGCGAGCGTTGGCGCTCGCGGTCAGGATAGGCGATCCGTGGCGCGTCATCGCTGCGACATGGCCGCCCGACGGCAACAGCCCCGGCACAGCGGCAAGGCAGAGCAAAGCGATCAAACCCGGCCGCATACGACCATGCCATGCCCGCGCATCGTCCAGCATGATGCCGAGCGCCAAGCCCAGCGGCGGCAGCAGCGGCATGACATATTGAAGCTGCGACGGCGTGGGCAATGCAGCGCCGATCAATCCGCCGCCGATCATCCAATAGGCAAACTGCCTCTCAGGCGGGCAGGCTCGCCCGCGATTCGCCCACCCATGGCCAAGGATCATTGCAAGGCTCATCAGAGCCGGTCCCCGCCAGAGATATTTCGCGAGGTCCGCGAATTTCTCGCCCAATGCCAGCTCGTCGCCCGCCCCATTGGCCGCATACCAGGCGAAGGGACCGCTCGCGGCAAAGGTGACGACGCCATAGGAAAAGGCGGCTGGCGCTGCGGCCCAGGCCATGAGCATCGGCGCGATCCCGGCCAATGCGCCAAGGGCGAGCCAAAGGGCATGGCGGCGATAGGCCAACAGGGCAAAGCCGCCCGCCGCCGCGCCCAATGGAATGAAATTGAGCTTGGCGGCGATCGCCAGCCCGAAGAACACCCCCGCCGCGAACCAGTGGCGCCGCCGCCCGATGTGCAGCGCTGCGATCATCAGGAGCATCGCCAGCGTGGCCAGCATGGTTGGCAGCATGTCGTTGCGCGTCACGCTGGCGGTGAACTGAAACGCTGCCGTGGTGGCCATGGAGATGGTCGCGAGGACCGCGCTGCCGCGTGAAACGCCTGCCCGGCGCTGAACAAGGTATAGCAGCAGGAGCGTGCCGACCGCACAGGCCGCCGTAGCAAGCCGCATCGCCGCGAGCATCTTTCCCGGAAACGCCCAGGTGAGCGGCGCGAACAGCCAAGCGTGCAGCGGCGGCTGAAGGTAGAGGAAGTCCCGATAGATCAGCATGTGCGAACTGAACCAGGCACCCGCTACATATTGGCTCTCATCATGATCTAACGGCGTGGCGAGCGCCGTAATCCCGAACCAGAGAAGGGCCGCAACCACCGCCATCACGATAAAAGTCGCGCCACGCAACTTCATGCGGGCAGGGGCGGGAACCATCGTCAAATGCCTCTCATTTTATCAGGCTTTGGCACAAGACGCCGCGATCCGCCAATATCCCGCTTATCCGATCATTTCGTTTCTGAAAATTGGCGCGGTCAGCCCTTATTGGGATACCAGGACATACCCGCTCTGATTGACTAACGCCTGTGCGCCCCCTAAATCGCCGCGCATGTCTGCGTGCGTCGCCCTTAAGGCGCGCGCGTCCCCTTTTGTCAGGAACTTGCATGTTCGGCGCACTCGCCAAGTCCATTTTCGGCTCCTCCAACGACCGCTATGTGAAGTCGCTGGGCAAGACCGTCGAACAGATCGCGTCTTTCGAACCCACCATCTCCGCGATGACCGATGAGGAATTGACGGCGCAGACCGTTCGATTCCGGGAGCGGCTGGCGCAGGGCGAAACCCTGGACAGCCTGCTGCCCGAAGCCTTCGCCACGGTGCGCGAAGCGGCCAAGCGCACGCTGGGCCAGCGCCATTATGATGTGCAGATGGTCGGCGGCATCGTCCTCCATCGCGGCGAGATCGCTGAAATGCGCACGGGTGAGGGCAAGACGCTGGTCGCGACGCTTGCCACTTACCTGAACGCGTTGGAGGGGAAGGGCGTCCACGTCGTCACGGTGAACGACTATCTGGCCAGCCGTGACTGCGAATGGATGGGGCAGGTCTATCGCTTCCTTGGCCTCACGACCGGCGTGATCGTGCCGAACCTGTCGGAAGACCAGCGGCGCGAGGCCTATAACGCCGACATCACCTATGCGACGAACAACGAACTCGGCTTCGACTATCTGCGCGATAACATGAAGTACGACCGCGCATCGATGGTGCAGCGGCCCTTCAACTTCGCCATCGTCGACGAGGTGGACTCGATCCTGATCGACGAAGCGCGCACGCCGCTTATCATTTCGGGGCCGACCGATGACAAGTCGGAACTCTATGTCTCGGTCGACGCCATCGTGAAGCGGCTGGACGAGGCCGATTATGAAAAGGATGAGAAGCAGCGCACCGTCACCCTGACCGAGGACGGGACCGAGAAGATCGAGCGCATGCTGGAAGAGGCGGGGCTGCTTCAGGGCGCCAACCTCTATGATTTCGAGAACACCGCCGTCGTCCATCACGTCAATCAGGCGCTGCGCGCGAACGCCATGTTCCGCCGCGACATCGATTATATCGTCAAAGACGGCAAGGTCATCATCATCGACGAGTTTACCGGCCGCATGATGGACGGCCGCCGCTGGTCGGACGGCCTGCACCAGGCGGTGGAAGCCAAGGAAGCGGTGAATATCGAGCCGGAAAACCAGACCCTCGCCTCAATCACCTTCCAGAATTATTTCCGCATGTACCCGAAGCTGGGCGGCATGACCGGCACGGCCGCGACCGAAGCGACCGAATTCTTCGAAATCTACAAGATGAACGTCGTCACCATCCCGACCAACCGGCCGGTGCAGCGGGTCGACGAGGAAGACAGCTTCTACAAGAATCTGGAAGACAAGTTCCGCGGCATCGCCAAGACCATCAAGATCCACGCCGAGCAGGGCCAGCCGGTCCTCGTCGGCACGGTATCGATCGAAAAATCGGAAATGCTGTCCGAGTTCCTGAATCAGGAAGGGGTCAAGCACGCCGTCCTCAACGCCCGCTTCCATGAAAGCGAAGCGCATATCGTCGCGCAGGCGGGTCGCAAGGGCGCGGTGACGATCGCCACCAACATGGCCGGTCGTGGCACCGACATCAAACTCGGCGGCAATCTGGAAATGCGCGTCGAGGATGAGCTGCGCGACATGCCGGAAGGACCGGAGCGCGAGGCGGCCATCGCCCGCATCGATGCCGAAATCGAGGCCGAAAAGGCCGAAGTGCTCGCGGCCGGCGGCTTGTTCGTCCTCGCGACCGAGCGGCATGAAAGCCGTCGCATCGACAATCAGCTTCGCGGTCGTTCAGGCCGTCAGGGCGACCCCGGCCTGTCCCGCTTCTACCTCAGCCTTGACGACGATCTGATGCGCATCTTTGGCCCGGACACCATGTTCGCCAAGATGATCCGATCGAACCTGGAGGATGGCGAGGCGCTGCCCCCGTCCAAATGGCTGAGCAAGGCGATCGAGACCGCGCAGAAGAAGGTCGAGGCGCGCAACTACGATATCCGCAAGCAGGTCGTCGAATATGACGACGTGATGAACGACCAGCGCAAGGTCATTTACGAACAGCGCAGCGACATCATGGACGCGGAGACGGTGGACGATGTCGTCGTCGACATGCGGCATGAGACGGTCAACGATCTGGTCGGCGCCTCCTGCCCGCCGGGCACCTATCCCGAACAATGGGACATGGAGCGCCTGAAGGCCCGCACAGCGGAGGTGCTGAACCTCGAACCCGATTTCGACGCCTGGCTGGCGGAGGATCATGTCGATCCGGAAATGATCGAGGAACGGCTGACTGCGCTGGCTGACGAAGCCGTGGCGGAGAAGGTCAAGGAACTCGACCCCGAAAACTGGCATATGATCGAGAAGAGCATCCTGCTCCAGAGCCTCGATCATCATTGGAAGGAGCATCTGTCGACCCTCGACGCGCTCCGCCAGGTCGTGCACCTGCGTGCTTATGCACAGAAGACGCCGATCAACGAGTATAAGCAGGAAGCCTTCGCCCTGTTTGAGCGGATGCTGGGCAATATCCGGGAGGATGTGACCGGGTCGATCGCCCGCGTTCAGTTCCGCATGGAGGAACCGCTGCCCGAATTCGAGCTGCCGGTACTGCCCGACTTCATCACCACGCATATCGATCCCTTTTCGGGTGAAGATAATAGCGGGGACATTGACGGCGGACAGATTGGCGGCATCACCACGACTTTGCCGCGCCCGCCTGTAGGCGCTGGTCAGGGCGGAGAATTCGCCAATCTGGACATCAGCCGGAACGCGCCGTGCCCCTGCGGTTCGGGCCAGAAATACAAGCATTGCCACGGCGCGCTTAGTTAAGCGCGCCGAGATTTCTGCCATACTGATCTAGGGTGTGTGGAGATTCAGCTCAGGGTGAGGCGAAAATTGCGGATTTCGAGAACCGGCGCGCAGCGACCATGAAGGTCGTGAGCACCGGAAGCGCAGAAAGCCGCGATTTGCAGCCCGCCATAGGCTGAATCCCCACACACCCTAAATCGACAGGCTCCGCAGGCGGCCGTTAATCGCCGGGCCGACCGCCGTGCAATTTCGCCCATAATTGAGCGGTGCCGGCTTCCTGGGCCTTGTTCACATATTGCGCGGCGATCAACCATCCCTTGATTGGCCGCAGGGGCAGGATCGTCGTCAGGATCAGCACCGGAACGCCGACCGCCAGATGGACCCACAGCCCCGGTCGCGCCAAGATTTCCAGCATGATGATGAAGACAACTCCCGGCACGCAGGCGAACAACTGCACGAACACGGCTGGCCCGTCCGCCGGATCGGCAAAGTCATAATTCAGCCCGCAGACCTCGCAATGATCGCGCACCGTCAGAAAACCGCGAAATATATGCCCCTCGCCGCAGCGCGGGCAGCGGCCCAAGAGCCCTGTCTCGATCGGTGAACGCCGTTTCCATCGTCCGCCATTTTCCGCCGCCGATTGCATCGTTGAAATCCCGCCTGTGTCGTCCATCGTCATGCCATCCTATCAACGGCAGAAATGTCGGCATTCCAGGGGAATTTTCAATTGGGCTTTTTGCCCTGGGGATGCCTGCCTTCGACCATATGGGTTACGTTACGGAAAGCATGCGCTCTACCTTTGGGTAGATTGCCAGAAACCCGCCCCCTTGCTATGCGGAGGATGATTTGGATGCCCGACAGCAAACAAGTCGCGCTCCCGGCTATCCCTTGCCCGGGGGCGCTTTTTTTTAAATTCTGTGCGTGGGTAGAAGTTCCCGCCAGCCGATCACGGCTCTCTTTCCATCGCGTCGTGCAGAACCTGATCGGGGCAGGACAGCGCCAAGGCCCTGACTTTATAGCGCAGCGCGAGTTCGCGATGGGCCGCGACCTCCTGCGACGAAGCGCTCCGCCGTGCCGCAGCATCGGCCTTCGCGGTTTCCTCTCTTGCGCGCCGAAACAAATAGCGCGCGTCAGTATCGGCAGACATCGTCACCTCCGATGATGAACGAGCCGATTCTAGCATCGGAAAAACCGCCCCGCTTTAACCAGGATCAATTTTACCGACTTGAGGAAGGGAATGGCGGGCCACGCCCGATGAGGATGGGCACTTTACCTTCGCCATAGCACTACCCTAGAGCCGCCGGGAGATGCCAACTATCGTCTATTGGCGCCGTCTCGCGCCGCTCGATCTACGAACCCGACAATGGCTTAGCCGACGTTTCGACGAGTCGGGTTCTGGGCGATGCACGAACCCGCTGCGCGGGAGGGGTGCT
Proteins encoded:
- a CDS encoding ArnT family glycosyltransferase; the protein is MVPAPARMKLRGATFIVMAVVAALLWFGITALATPLDHDESQYVAGAWFSSHMLIYRDFLYLQPPLHAWLFAPLTWAFPGKMLAAMRLATAACAVGTLLLLYLVQRRAGVSRGSAVLATISMATTAAFQFTASVTRNDMLPTMLATLAMLLMIAALHIGRRRHWFAAGVFFGLAIAAKLNFIPLGAAAGGFALLAYRRHALWLALGALAGIAPMLMAWAAAPAAFSYGVVTFAASGPFAWYAANGAGDELALGEKFADLAKYLWRGPALMSLAMILGHGWANRGRACPPERQFAYWMIGGGLIGAALPTPSQLQYVMPLLPPLGLALGIMLDDARAWHGRMRPGLIALLCLAAVPGLLPSGGHVAAMTRHGSPILTASANARWAGAQVRALTGDDEIVSLSPQQLVDSGLNIDRRFAPGPFVYRTGWTMDKAEARSIHAMIPAILTDLDRDPPEAILVGYEMGTRKLPLRPDDSLIAYAKRRAYRMLAMPDGVGKLYIRPSRR
- the secA gene encoding preprotein translocase subunit SecA, translated to MFGALAKSIFGSSNDRYVKSLGKTVEQIASFEPTISAMTDEELTAQTVRFRERLAQGETLDSLLPEAFATVREAAKRTLGQRHYDVQMVGGIVLHRGEIAEMRTGEGKTLVATLATYLNALEGKGVHVVTVNDYLASRDCEWMGQVYRFLGLTTGVIVPNLSEDQRREAYNADITYATNNELGFDYLRDNMKYDRASMVQRPFNFAIVDEVDSILIDEARTPLIISGPTDDKSELYVSVDAIVKRLDEADYEKDEKQRTVTLTEDGTEKIERMLEEAGLLQGANLYDFENTAVVHHVNQALRANAMFRRDIDYIVKDGKVIIIDEFTGRMMDGRRWSDGLHQAVEAKEAVNIEPENQTLASITFQNYFRMYPKLGGMTGTAATEATEFFEIYKMNVVTIPTNRPVQRVDEEDSFYKNLEDKFRGIAKTIKIHAEQGQPVLVGTVSIEKSEMLSEFLNQEGVKHAVLNARFHESEAHIVAQAGRKGAVTIATNMAGRGTDIKLGGNLEMRVEDELRDMPEGPEREAAIARIDAEIEAEKAEVLAAGGLFVLATERHESRRIDNQLRGRSGRQGDPGLSRFYLSLDDDLMRIFGPDTMFAKMIRSNLEDGEALPPSKWLSKAIETAQKKVEARNYDIRKQVVEYDDVMNDQRKVIYEQRSDIMDAETVDDVVVDMRHETVNDLVGASCPPGTYPEQWDMERLKARTAEVLNLEPDFDAWLAEDHVDPEMIEERLTALADEAVAEKVKELDPENWHMIEKSILLQSLDHHWKEHLSTLDALRQVVHLRAYAQKTPINEYKQEAFALFERMLGNIREDVTGSIARVQFRMEEPLPEFELPVLPDFITTHIDPFSGEDNSGDIDGGQIGGITTTLPRPPVGAGQGGEFANLDISRNAPCPCGSGQKYKHCHGALS
- the argJ gene encoding bifunctional glutamate N-acetyltransferase/amino-acid acetyltransferase ArgJ, with protein sequence MTERSPLAPAAFPDLPPIAGVTARVARARYKNWDRCDLTYVELTAGTAVAGVTTQSKCPSPEVEWCRDAIPLGSARALVVNAGNANAFTGHRGRAAVEAIAAKVANHLDCQPSDIFISSTGVIGVPLPVDKAEAGLEAAFTAPPCGWEDAATTIGTTDTYAKGAHASAMIGGTRVELVGIVKGSGMIAPDMATMLGYIFTDAAVDPKLLQQMLSAANRKTFSCITVDSDTSTSDTVLAFATGKAGNAPLTSMEDAGADAFAAALGDLCRQLAHLVVRDGEGATKFVEITVEGAENDPSAHRIALSIANSPLVKTAIAGEDANWGRVVAAIGKAGEPADRDRLSIRFGATQVASGGLAVEGYDEVPVAAHLKGQDILIGVDLGLGDGRATVWTCDLTHGYISINADYRS
- a CDS encoding DUF983 domain-containing protein, which codes for MDDTGGISTMQSAAENGGRWKRRSPIETGLLGRCPRCGEGHIFRGFLTVRDHCEVCGLNYDFADPADGPAVFVQLFACVPGVVFIIMLEILARPGLWVHLAVGVPVLILTTILPLRPIKGWLIAAQYVNKAQEAGTAQLWAKLHGGRPGD